TGGAATAAGGATAATGTAGACGCTAAAGGTAATGTAAATTTTACGCTGCCTTTAGGTGCTATGCGTGCCTCACACGGACGTATGTCCATTATCTGGGCAGTTTATGGTGAAACTCCAAATCTGAGCCTGGGTATTGGCAATCCTGACAAGCTGGCTACCCTCCACAATGCTTGTCAAGGGCTGAGCTTTGATAATCCGGGTAACAGTTGTGCCGCACGAGAGGCTTACCACACCTGTGCCGGTGCCAACTCATGCAGAACGCAAGGCGCTTGTGGAACGGTAGCAAAAGACTGCGAAACTTTGGTCACTGAGCCGTTAGAATGCGCTAAAAAAGCTGCTGATATATATTCCCCTCCTGCTGACAACCAGTGTAAATCATTAGGAGGATGCGCTGTGCCTATATCCGCATCACAGCTCCTACGTGTTAGTAGACAAGATTTCCGGGACGAATCAGGCAAGCGTATCGACGCTGATTTCACTATGAAACTGTACGACTTTGTTAGTGCAGCAAATAATCCGCCCAATCAACCACGCTACTTGGAGCAAACTATCACCTTCAAGCAAGGTGAATCGGTTTACGACACAGCTTGGAAAGCCTACACGAAGGTGATGGAGACCAGAAGCAAAGATCCGGGGACAAAACCGGAAACTGACCTGATTCGTTTGGTATTGGCTCCCGTGTAACCTCTCCCGGCATTACCCGCTGCTTGTGTTAGCGGGTAATGCTTTTTTAACAGAAAAACCAAATTTATGGCAACTTCCACTAAATTATCGCGTATGGGTTATCCCAACTTGGGTTATGGTGTTGGCTTAAGAAATAAGCACTTAAAGCATATTCTTTCGCACGGCGCTGGGGTCGATTGGTTTGAAATCATCAGTGAAAACTTCATTGGTAATTATGGTTATGCCCGCTATGCACTGGATAGTATCCGCGAACGCACTCCGCTTGTCATGCATGGCGTGTCGCTTTCCATCGGCAGCACAGACCCTTTAAATATGACTTATTTGAAGCAATTAAAAGCACTTGCGGCGGAATTATCACCAGTATGGATTTCAGATCACCTGTGCTGGACAGGCGTTTCAGGCATCAATTCACATGACCTTTTACCGTTACCACTAACAGAAGAAGCTTTGTATCATGTGGCAACCCGACTCAATATCGTGCAAGATTATCTAGGGCAGCCTATTATTTTGGAAAATCCTAGCACATATCTGGAGTTCACACATTCCACCCTCCCTGAATGGACATTTTTAGCAGAATTAACACAGCAAACAGGTTGTGGTCTGTTATTGGATTTGAATAATATTTATGTTTCTAGTCATAATCATGGTTATGATCCATTTGATTATCTTAAGGCAATACCGCTGGATAAAGTGGTTCAAATTCACTTGGCGGGTCCTACGTATCACGCCCCCTATCTTATTGATACCCATGACCAACCAGTTCCAACAATTGTATGGCAACTATACGCTCGTTTGATTGAACTCACAGATGGCGTCTCAACGCTATTGGAGTGGGATTCTAATATCCCTAGTTATCCTGAGTTATTAAAAGAACTGTATAAGGCAAAAATGGTGAGAGATGGTCACATTCCTGACCATTCACCGTTACTAATACCGTCTAGCCCTCCCGTCTCGACACCCTTAAATTATCAGCTTGGTGGCGTATGACAATGCCTGAATTGCAACAAATCCAAGCATGGATGATAACCGCTTTAGCAAATCCAGTCGGTTTGAACCAAGGACTCACACACGCAACGTTACGCCACGATTTGTTGGCAAACGACATTATCCGGGGGGATTACCAAGGGCGTTTGAGCATTTACTTCAATAGCTACTCCCTAAGATTATTACAATGCCTCGAAGCTGATTTTCCTGCCTTAAAAAATGTGATGGGTAAAGAATTATTCGACTTTTTCGCTTTGACGTATATTTTGAATCATCCCTCACAATCAACCACCCTATTTGATTTAGGTGCGAGTTTTGCTGATTTTCTTGGGCAAACCCAAACTAAAGACAACACCATGCCTTTTGAATGGGATACACACCTGCAATTACCGCTAGATTTAGCTAGACTGGAAAGAAAAAGAACCGAAGTCATGCGAGAAAGAGGTTTGGAACACACACAGTCTATTTATTTTATTGAACCACACAATTATCTCCAGCAATCTGACATCATATTAGTTACCCCCCCTTGCCTACGGCTGCTGGAACTTTCCTTTCCACTGATTCCTTTTTTGCAAGCTATTGATAAAGGAGATGCCTCACCCGCCATTCCTTTGCCACAAGAGAGTTTTGTTGCGATTACCCGGCTGAACTTCCAAGTTTCATTATACACCTTGCAACCTTGGCAATACCATTTTCTAATGACGCTTCAGAAAACACCCGATATTCACCAAAACATAGATATTATTGCACAGATAACGGGATTTTCTGCTAACTCTTTACAAGATGCATTAATATATTGGTTGCCGATTGCTGTAGAGACAGGGCTAATTCATCCAACCCGATCACTAGAAAAGACATGGTGAATATTGTACTTATTTCATCGAGTATCCGATTGCCAATGCAGTGATATGACAATTAACGCACGTTTACCTAAATCACTTGCCGAGGTTGGTAGCGTACAGCGGCACATTCAACAATACCTGTATTTTCGCCTTAGGCAAGCTACTCAACCGAAATTGAATATTTCCACTCAATCCATGCACTCGCTTTTGCATGGTATTCATCCCAGTCCCCGCTCGCCACGTTGCGGGCAGGGAAATTTTTCCATCATTAACGACACTAACATGCAAACGCCGCTCTTTAACCGAAATTCCAATCTCCAACACCTCCGGCAACGCATGGCGCAACGCATTACTCACTGCCTCGCGCAGAACCTGCGACAACTCCAGCACCTGCTTGGCATTCAACGTAAACCCATTCAACTCCCCCTGCTGCCACACCAATTCGACCCCTGCCGCCTCCGCTCTTTCCGCAATCTCCACCCGCCAATCCGCCACCTGATCGACCAAGCGCAGCGGGCTGGTTTTTTGCGACAAACGAATCGTATCCCGCAACGTCGTCAATGCCAGCCGTGCCGCCTGCTTGTGTTCCGGGTTTGGCAATTTGTGCATCAGCGTCATCAATTGCGCTCCCACGCTGTCATGCAAATCACCCATAATGCGCTGCCGTTCTGCCATTACCGTTTGTTGGCGGGTTTCACTGGCAACACTCGCCATGCGAGCAATCGTCAACAGCGATTCGGTTTGCTGCCTATCGGCTTTATTGAACAAATGCGCCGCCATCTGTTTGCCACTCAGCCGATAAGCATGGTGATTGCCAAGGCTCGGTACGGTTAGGTGCAAGCCATTATCCGCCAACATCACCGCGCTACTTTGTTCCGCCAAACGTTCCAGATGCAAGGGGTGAAAGCGTTGTTGCAATGCCGCCTGCCAACGCTGCTCAAAGCCTTCTTTGGACGTGGCATCTGCCATGCTTTGGCTAAACACCGGCAAAAATGCCTGCAAAGATTGCCGCTCATCCGGCATGATTTTTTCAAATAACCACTGCCGCAGGGGGAAGTACACAAAACCCGCTAAGATCACTGACCCGCCCAACGCATAAGCGGCTGAAGCCTGAAACGTCGCTGCCAATACCAAATCCAATATCAGCACCACGCTGCCACCCACCAACCACAACAGCGACCGAAACCACCAATACTCGATTTCAAACAACCGAAACCGCAGAATCCCGACCGCCCACCCCGTAAACGTAGCGACCAGCAACGCACGGGTTGTCACTTCTGAGATGAAAGGTTGCACCTCGAACATCAGCGGAAATCCGTATAACAGCATAATCAGCCAAGCCGGTAACAACGCCGAGAATTGCAAAATCCATACCGTGGTGCGGTCAACCGGGTTGCCCTGCGTCTGTTGCCATTGTTTGTAAAATAGCCATGTGCCAGTCATGATAAGCGGCGTGATGGGGGTGATGTAAATATGTAAAGGCATCGCAACCCATTGAAAATAATAGTTAAGCGTCAACAGCAACATGATGCCAGCGATTGCCAGCATTCCCCACTTGGGGGCTATTTGCCGAGGGTAATAGCACAAAATGGTCAATAAACTACCCAGAAACACATTCATGGCTAATGCCTCGGTCGGTATCATCACCTTAAGCCAAGCAGGTGGCAGGTAAAACTCACGGCTAATCAGCAAGCGAAAAATGCTACCGGCACAGTAATAACTCAGGCAAGCCAACAACAAACAGGTGGATTCCAAGGTATGCGGCTTATACGTCCACACCACCACGCCAACCAATAATCCAGCAATATTGGCAAGTGCGAACCACCAAAAGAAAGCGGGTATCTGCGCCAGCGGCGTGCGGGGTTTGATAGCTAACGCAATGCGTTGTTGTTCCGCCGTGATGAGATTGACCGGCACATCACCAGTGAATGCCTGTGCTAACTGCGCTTGCAGGGCGATGTATTGGTTGAGTTCCGCATAGGTTGGAATGGACAAGGGTTCTAGCAACAATATGGGTTGTAACTCAACCCGCGCCGTCGGGGTTTCAATAGCCTGCAAAGCGCTGGCATTGGTTAATTGACCCGCAACAGGTGAATTGTGCGCGACCAATCCAATCACCTGCCGCTCTTTGACGGCAAGTTGTACGCCTGTCCAAGGCAATTGCAGGCGTAGGTACAACGTCAGCGCTTCAACCAAACAGATAAATACCAAACCCAACAGCAAGGCATTCGCGGGTGACGCTTTGGGCGGGGGAATCGCCGCTAACCAGCGCATTAGTGCGAATCCGTATTGACCAACCCCATGCGACAAGCTTCCACCGCTGCTTCGGCGCGGCTCGAAATGTTCAGTTTTTGATATACGTCGCGGATGTAACGCGCCACGGTATTGTTGGAAAGCGCTAATAATTTCGCCACTTCATTGCGGCTCAAGCCTTTTGCGACCAGTGTTAGCACTTCCTGTTCCCTTGGGCTGAGTTGATTGAGCTGGCTTGCTTCGGCGTGTGGGGAATTAACCACCGCAGGTTGGGGCTGTTCGGTGTTTACTTCCGTGAAATAGCGCAAGATGCGCCGTGAAATACTCGGTGATAATGGCGGGTCGCCGCTGAGAATGCCGCGCAATTTCTGAATAAACCGTGCATCGGGCGAATCTTTCAATAAATAGCCATGCGCCCCCGCCCGCAATGCCTTGAGAATATGCTCTTCATCGTCAAAAATGGTGGTGATTACGATGTAAGCATCGGGGCAGCGTTGGCGCACACAACTGATCAAGTCGATACCGCTGCCATCGGGCAAGTTGAGATCCAGCAAAGCTAAATTGAAATACTGGGTTTGCAGGGCATCACGCGCTTGCTGGCAGGTCATGCTTTGCGTGGTGCGTATGTCTCCAAACGTTTGGGTAAGAATATCACGGAGCCATTCGCTAGTTTCTGGCACATCTTCGACAATTAATGCATGTTGCATAAACGATTCCCTGTTCTGTGGTGCTGTGAGGAGGCTGAACATCGGCTTTCAGGTGTTGTATAGTAGATTGATCACCTTATTGCTCCCATGTACTTAGGAATGAGCACGACAAAATGACCGATCACCGTACCCTGTTATTAGAAATGTATGCTGCTGGCCTAAGCGCCGTCAATGGCGAAATGGCTGTTTACCAAGCATTGCTTGCCAAGGGTAAACGCGAGACTTGCCATGTCGTGGCGATTGGCAAAGCGGCGGAAGCGATGTTTATCGGGGCAAGTCGCTACCTAACCACGCAGATAAACAGCGCCTTGCTGATCACCAAACACGCTCATGCCACTGTTCCACTGCCATCTTATGTGCAAGTTGTTGAAGCGGCGCATCCGGTGCCTGATGAATCGTCATTAGCGGCGGGTCAAATTTTGCTGAATTACTTGCAAACCCTGCCTGATCATGCGCCGGTGCTATTTCTGATTTCCGGTGGCACTTCCAGTTTGGTCGAAGTGTTGGATGTGGGCTGGAACCTGCCGCGTTTGCAACAAGCGACCCAAGCGATGTTGGCAAACGGGGCGGTTATTAGCGACATTAATGCAATGCGGCGAGCGCTGTCTTTAATTAAAGGCGGCAAATTATGGGAATATCTGGGGTAACGTCCAGTCAGTTGTTTACTGATGTCTGATGTACCCGGCGATGATCCCGCAGTAATTGGTTCGGGATTACTGTTTCCCGCACCGCATGACAGGTTTGATTGGCAAATTGTCGCCAGCAATCGCCAACTGCTGGCGGCAATGGCTGCCGCCGAATCAGCCGGTTTGCCGGTGCAGCTAATGCCTGATTTCATCGAAGGTGATGCGGAAGTAATTGCACAATGGTGTGTGGAACAGTTGCAAGCGAGCGCTCCCGGTCTTTACCTGTGGGGGGCGGAAACCACGGTGCAATTGCCGTTGAATCCCGGTCGCGGCGGGCGCAATCAGCATTTGGCCTTGGCAGCGGCGCTTTGCCTAAACCCAGACGCTGACATTTACCTATTGGTTGCCGGGACGGATGGTTCGGACGGGGTGACAGCCGATACCGGAGCGTTGATCGATAATGGCACTATCCGGCGTGGTAAATCGCAAAATCTTGACCCCTGGGCTTGTTTACGTGCCGCTGATGCCGGTACATTCCTTGAAGCCAGCGGCGACCTGATTCACACAGGGCCGACGGGTACGAATGTTATGGATGTCATTATCGGTTTAAAATTACCATGCAAAACCTCTACCGAGCAGCTCACGCCTGCTTAATGCAAGCGGATATTGACCAGAAATTGGTCGGTGCGCAGCAACTCTACACCGCTTGGCAACAGGGCGACTTATTGCGCGATAATGAGTCGAGTTTTCCGGTGCAATCTATTTTGATTCCCGGTCGCCCTGCCAAGCCGGAGTTGGTGCACCCCAAGCATGTCAAACAGCGCAAACTCAGCACCCCAGAAGGGCGGCGGGCATTATTACACGCGGTTGCGCACATTGAATTTAATGCGATTAATTTGGCGCTGGATGCAGTCTACCGTTTTCGCGAATTACCGGATGCTTATTACGGCGATTGGTTACAAGTCGCGGCGGAAGAGGCTTACCATTTCAGTTTATTACGCGCCCGGATGCAGGATTTTTCCTGTGTTTATGGTGATTTGCCTGCGCACAATGGCCTGTGGGAACAAGCCTGTAAAACCGACCATGACGTGTTGGTGCGCATGGCGTTGGTGCCAAGAGTGCTCGAAGCACGCGGGCTGGATGTTACCCCCGGTATGATGCAGCGCTTACGCGAAGTCGACGATGCCGAAACCGTTGAAATTCTAACAATTATTCTGCGAGATGAAATCGGGCATGTGCGGATTGGCTCGCGTTGGTTTCATTACTGCTGTGCGCAACGTGGCTTAGAACCCGATGCCACTTTCCGGCAATTACTCCGTGAAGCTTTGCCCGCGCCGTTGCGTGGCCCGTTTTATACCGAGGCACGTTTGCAGGCGGGTTTTAGTGCTGAAGAATTGGAGCAGTTGGTCGACATGGAAAAAAATTGGGTGTAAAACACCGCTCATCGGCTTAACTGGCCACTGCCTGAATCGTTACAAGTATTTTTGGGAATTTTCCGGCAGAATTAGGGTCATTAAACTATATTAATGAGCGGGCATTTCAGTGAGTACCTTATTGTCATGAGAAAAATAGTGAAGAAGCTTGGCTTAGTGTGGCTGACCGTGGGTTGCTTGTGTCTGCCACTCAGTGTATTTGCGGCAGCAGAACCGGCAAGTTGCTCGGGTTTCAATGAGAAAACACTTAATCAGCACGCTAACGCGTATCAAGCAGAAATCAAAAAAGCCGCCAACCGTTACAGCGTCAATCCATCGCTGATCAAGGCGGTGATTGCTACCGGGAGTTGCTTTAATCATGCGTATGTCGCGCCCACGGGGACGGTGGGTTTGATGCAATTGCAGATGGATACCGCTAAGCGCTTTGGGGCGTTGGATGTATTTAACCCGGAAGCCAATATTGATGCCGGAACCCGTTACCTCAGTTATTTGCTCCGGCGTTACCAAGGCAGTGTGGCGGAAGTATTAGCGGCCTATGTTGCCAATAGCGGCACGCTTTGGCATGAGCCGGAGTTACCCGTGGCGTTTGAGCTGATTCAGGAACCTGTTAAGCAACACTTGACGACCCTGCTCAAGCTTGATGGCAATAAAAAAGCCAATCGTCAAGCGGCGGCATTATTGAAAAAATGGGCGAATTCCACCAAGGTCTATCACACAGCGTTGGCGGTGTTGCCGCGCCCGGATATTAAAGCCGCTAAAACCTGGTTTCAGTCGCGTTTAACCAAGGTGCATTACCCGCGCACACCTGACGCTAGGGGTTGCGGTGGTTTCAGTGCCAAAACCTTGCAAACGAAAGCTGCGCCTTATGATGACATTATCCGACAAGCGGCTAA
The DNA window shown above is from Candidatus Thiothrix sulfatifontis and carries:
- a CDS encoding DUF692 domain-containing protein — protein: MATSTKLSRMGYPNLGYGVGLRNKHLKHILSHGAGVDWFEIISENFIGNYGYARYALDSIRERTPLVMHGVSLSIGSTDPLNMTYLKQLKALAAELSPVWISDHLCWTGVSGINSHDLLPLPLTEEALYHVATRLNIVQDYLGQPIILENPSTYLEFTHSTLPEWTFLAELTQQTGCGLLLDLNNIYVSSHNHGYDPFDYLKAIPLDKVVQIHLAGPTYHAPYLIDTHDQPVPTIVWQLYARLIELTDGVSTLLEWDSNIPSYPELLKELYKAKMVRDGHIPDHSPLLIPSSPPVSTPLNYQLGGV
- a CDS encoding DNA-binding domain-containing protein, with translation MPELQQIQAWMITALANPVGLNQGLTHATLRHDLLANDIIRGDYQGRLSIYFNSYSLRLLQCLEADFPALKNVMGKELFDFFALTYILNHPSQSTTLFDLGASFADFLGQTQTKDNTMPFEWDTHLQLPLDLARLERKRTEVMRERGLEHTQSIYFIEPHNYLQQSDIILVTPPCLRLLELSFPLIPFLQAIDKGDASPAIPLPQESFVAITRLNFQVSLYTLQPWQYHFLMTLQKTPDIHQNIDIIAQITGFSANSLQDALIYWLPIAVETGLIHPTRSLEKTW
- a CDS encoding response regulator transcription factor, whose translation is MQHALIVEDVPETSEWLRDILTQTFGDIRTTQSMTCQQARDALQTQYFNLALLDLNLPDGSGIDLISCVRQRCPDAYIVITTIFDDEEHILKALRAGAHGYLLKDSPDARFIQKLRGILSGDPPLSPSISRRILRYFTEVNTEQPQPAVVNSPHAEASQLNQLSPREQEVLTLVAKGLSRNEVAKLLALSNNTVARYIRDVYQKLNISSRAEAAVEACRMGLVNTDSH
- a CDS encoding glycerate-2-kinase family protein, with the translated sequence MTDHRTLLLEMYAAGLSAVNGEMAVYQALLAKGKRETCHVVAIGKAAEAMFIGASRYLTTQINSALLITKHAHATVPLPSYVQVVEAAHPVPDESSLAAGQILLNYLQTLPDHAPVLFLISGGTSSLVEVLDVGWNLPRLQQATQAMLANGAVISDINAMRRALSLIKGGKLWEYLG
- a CDS encoding glycerate kinase, translating into MSDVPGDDPAVIGSGLLFPAPHDRFDWQIVASNRQLLAAMAAAESAGLPVQLMPDFIEGDAEVIAQWCVEQLQASAPGLYLWGAETTVQLPLNPGRGGRNQHLALAAALCLNPDADIYLLVAGTDGSDGVTADTGALIDNGTIRRGKSQNLDPWACLRAADAGTFLEASGDLIHTGPTGTNVMDVIIGLKLPCKTSTEQLTPA
- a CDS encoding ferritin-like domain-containing protein encodes the protein MQNLYRAAHACLMQADIDQKLVGAQQLYTAWQQGDLLRDNESSFPVQSILIPGRPAKPELVHPKHVKQRKLSTPEGRRALLHAVAHIEFNAINLALDAVYRFRELPDAYYGDWLQVAAEEAYHFSLLRARMQDFSCVYGDLPAHNGLWEQACKTDHDVLVRMALVPRVLEARGLDVTPGMMQRLREVDDAETVEILTIILRDEIGHVRIGSRWFHYCCAQRGLEPDATFRQLLREALPAPLRGPFYTEARLQAGFSAEELEQLVDMEKNWV